The DNA sequence CAAGTTTGTCCACAGGCGAGTGGTATTGGGCATATGAAATGAATGCTTGGGGTTCTTTGGAGTATCCGTGCCGCCGACTGCGCATCGGTTCGTGTTCGACCGCGGGCGGGGCGGGACTTCGGCCGTGGCGAGCGGGTACCGTCATGGCGTGTCCGCCGATCCACCGCAGCGCGCCGTCGAAGTCCGCCGGAGCGCACGCCGCCGAAGGACCGTATCCGCCTACCGCGAGGGTGATCGTACGGTCGTCCTCATCCCTGCCCGGATGTCCGAGGCCGAGGAGCAGCGCTGGGTGGGCGTCATGCTCGACAAGCTGGCGGCCCAGGAGAGCAAGCGCACCCTCGGGGACGCGGAACTCGCCGAGCGCGCCGAGCGTTTGTCCGAGCAGTACTTCGGTGGCCGCGCCCGCCCCCGCACGGTCCGCTGGGTGACCAACCAGAACACCCGCTGGGGCTCCTGCACCCCGGCCGAAGGCAGCATCCGGCTCTCGCACCGCATCCAGGGGATGCCGGAGTACGTCGTCGACTACGTGCTGCTGCACGAGCTGGCGCACCTCCTCGTGCCCGGCCACGGCCCCAGCTTCTGGGAACTCCTGGAGGCGTATCCGCGCACCGAGCGGGCGCGCGGATACCTCGAAGGAGTCGTCGCCGCCGAACGCCTTCCGACGGTCCCCGCCGCCCGCGAGGAATGATCCGCATTTGTCCGCTATATGCCCGTCATGTCACGCCTCGTGATATGTACCGGGTCGGTACCGACTTGGCCGGATGTCCGAGGTTGCCGTTAGCCTGAGCGGCACGCATTCACAGTCGGGATGGGGGACGGTCTTACGTATGGCCAGGGAATTCCAACGCGGTCACAAGGCCAAAATCAGTGATCTGACACCGGGCACAGACCTCTATGTGGGTGTCCAGATCGCCGGGCCAGGACTCGCCATCGACATCAGCTGCTTCGGCCTCGACGTCAACGAACAGCTTTCGGACGACCGCTACTTCGTCTTCTTCAACCAGCCGAAGTCGCCCGAGGAGTCCATCCAGCAGCTCGGCACGCAGGCCGGCGACACGGAGTCCTTCCGGGTGACCCTGGACCGCATTCCGGCCGGCATCCACAAGCTCTCCTTCGCCGCCTCGATCGACGGCGCCGGGCAGATGTCGCAGATCGGCCCCGGCTACATCCGCATCGTGGCGGGCGGTGAGGAGGTCGTCCGGTACTCCTTCTCGGGCTCGGAGTTCAGCACCGAGCGCGCGCTGATGATCGGCGACTTCTACCTCAAGGACGTATGGCGCTTCGCCGCCGTCGGCCAGGGCTTCGACGGCGGGCTCGCCGCGCTGCTCCAGAACTTCGGCGGCGAGGTCGCCGAGGAGGAGCAGCCCGCACCCCAGGCGCAGGCACCGGCCGCAGCGCCCGGCTTCGCCCCGCCCCCGCAGGCCGCCGCCCCGGCACCCTCCTTCGGTGCTCCCGCCCAGGCGCAGCCCCCGGCCCCGGCGCCCTCCTTCGGCGCGCCGCCCCAGGCCCCGGCCCCCGCCCAGGCCCCCGCCCCGGCACAGGTCCCGGCCCCCGCGCCGTACCAGCAGCCCGTCCACGCGGCCCCCACCATGGCCGCACCGATGGGCGCCCCCCTGGCCCCGCCCGCCCCCGCGCCCTACGGGCAGGTCCCGCCGCCCGCCCCGGCCCCGGCGCCGTACGGGCAGCAGCCGCAGCCCTCGTACGGCCAGGTCCCCGGCCAGCAGCAGCCCCCGTACGGCCAGCAGCCCGGCTTCGGCCAGCAGCCCCAGGGCTACGGCCAGCCCG is a window from the Streptomyces sp. NBC_01244 genome containing:
- a CDS encoding M48 metallopeptidase family protein; translation: MSADPPQRAVEVRRSARRRRTVSAYREGDRTVVLIPARMSEAEEQRWVGVMLDKLAAQESKRTLGDAELAERAERLSEQYFGGRARPRTVRWVTNQNTRWGSCTPAEGSIRLSHRIQGMPEYVVDYVLLHELAHLLVPGHGPSFWELLEAYPRTERARGYLEGVVAAERLPTVPAAREE
- a CDS encoding TerD family protein gives rise to the protein MAREFQRGHKAKISDLTPGTDLYVGVQIAGPGLAIDISCFGLDVNEQLSDDRYFVFFNQPKSPEESIQQLGTQAGDTESFRVTLDRIPAGIHKLSFAASIDGAGQMSQIGPGYIRIVAGGEEVVRYSFSGSEFSTERALMIGDFYLKDVWRFAAVGQGFDGGLAALLQNFGGEVAEEEQPAPQAQAPAAAPGFAPPPQAAAPAPSFGAPAQAQPPAPAPSFGAPPQAPAPAQAPAPAQVPAPAPYQQPVHAAPTMAAPMGAPLAPPAPAPYGQVPPPAPAPAPYGQQPQPSYGQVPGQQQPPYGQQPGFGQQPQGYGQPATAVPAAGAGLAAALQPYKEAPTGARWTPQNQQLMRVDLAMGGQAVLARQGSMVLYQGKVDFSYKGAGFAGRVVGNATGQEMQLMRCAGRGQVFLAEEGAHLHAIELQGDAICVSAENVLAFDESLQHEVRRIEGHGIPGGALFTMQFQGTGTVIVKTHGVPVVLPVTPTTFADSNAIVAWSAASQVIISSQVRLRRNAYPGHSGETVNLQFRGAPGNFIVVQPYEV